Proteins from one Cryptomeria japonica chromosome 4, Sugi_1.0, whole genome shotgun sequence genomic window:
- the LOC131065549 gene encoding putative leucine-rich repeat receptor-like serine/threonine-protein kinase At2g24130 codes for MKMALVFLLLLFLSALPVYSSHSSPSYQSDEEALLAFKHSLTLDSQNSLFDWSPHHSFCNWTGILCSSRHQRVVSLNLMGMSLQGPISPFLGNLSFLRVLFLKNNSFHGQIPPQLGMLFRLRMLRLSVNHLSGSIPSQLGLLSLLKNLYLAENQLTGIIPPSLGNLSSLTSLELGENRLHGDIPVELGMLTQLKVLDLNTNNLTGVIPTVISNYTLLQNLTLLSNQLSGHIPWEIGKLSQLKVLQLWENQLTGEIPSSLSNCTQLQTLELCINQLSGTVPLEFGKLFQLQWINLFENHLVSKRNGLSILTALTNCSSLEHLDFSLNYLTGILPSSISQLSSQLSNFQLESNKIEGNIPSSISNLTMLTWLVLSDNHFNGTIPSSLGQLPHLELLLLDRNNLYGSIPKSLGQAKTLGILSLSENMLSRNIPNSLGSLPQLRYLLLDHNQLSGKIPGSLGRCQTLELVDLSHNKLKGNMPPELAGLKNLQIYFNISSNSLEGSLLEMSEMAMVQAIDVSLNSFSGEIPVALSSCTNLQYLNLSHNLFYGPIPTALTKLKNIQDIDLSKNNLSGAIPIAFQEMNKLQHINLSSNKLVGEVPKGGVFATIDESAIMGNLGLCGTWIQLSPCSHSKHKQPLVTKKVIIPVVVGITIFIMSFLLFAFSYRWRHRKTFAINVWPPRISYEQLVDATSGFGEANLIGVGSFGTVYKGIVNNGTNIAVKVLNLQDENALRTFNKECNVLKRVRHRNVVKIISVCSNLEFKALILPFMSNGSLDRWLYPEGGDECRLNLTDRLRIAKEIAEGMEYLHHHCFVQVIHCDLKPNNVLLGDDMTPYIADFGITKLLFGNSMNSLTSTNALRGSIGYIAPEYGMGGKVAIEGDVYSYGILLLELLTRRRPTDDMFVEGINLPKWVGIDFPNKIPEVVDNNLIGDVDEADLSMVFSCLNQLMQVGLACTRELPQQRPNMMAIVKRLEKITVEFLGARSFQLPIDIESFLQNTNDLRKNENWSTSTSTS; via the exons ATGAAGATGGCTTTAGTTTTTCTCCTACTTTTGTTTCTTTCTGCACTACCTGTTTACTCTTCCCATTCTTCTCCTTCTTATCAAtctgatgaagaagctctcctgGCTTTCAAACATTCCCTCACTCTTGACTCTCAGAACTCCCTGTTCGATTGGTCTCCACATCACTCTTTCTGCAACTGGACTGGCATTCTCTGCTCTTCTCGTCATCAGCGTGTGGTTTCTTTGAATCTTATGGGTATGTCATTGCAAGGCCCTATCTCTCCTTTCCTTggcaatctttcttttcttagagtACTTTTTCTCAAGAACAATAGCTTCCATGGCCAAATTCCTCCTCAGTTGGGGATGTTGTTTCGCCTTAGAATGCTTAGACTGTCTGTTAATCATTTGAGTGGCAGTATTCCTTCCCAGCTTGGCCTTCTTTCACTGTTAAAAAACCTTTATTTAGCAGAAAATCAACTGACAGGCATAATCCCACCTTCTTTAGGAAACCTGTCTTCCTTAACTTCTTTGGAGTTGGGAGAAAACAGACTCCATGGTGATATTCCTGTCGAATTGGGTATGCTTACTCAACTCAAAGTACTTGATCTAAATACAAATAACTTGACAGGAGTGATTCCCACTGTCATTTCCAACTATACACTTCTGCAAAACTTGACATTATTGAGTAATCAATTATCTGGCCATATTCCCTGGGAAATTGGTAAATTATCACAATTGAAAGTACTACAGTTGTGGGAAAACCAACTCACTGGAGAAATCCCAAGCTCCCTCTCTAATTGCACTCAATTGCAAACGCTTGAATTATGTATTAATCAATTAAGTGGTACTGTGCCCTTGGAATTCGGCAAACTGTTCCAACTTCAATggattaatttatttgaaaatcaTCTTGTGAGCAAAAGGAATGGTTTGTCTATTCTAACAGCCTTGACTAATTGTTCCTCTCTAGAACATCTAGACTTCTCTTTAAATTATCTCACTGGCATTTTGCCCTCTTCTATTAGCCAACTTTCAAGTCAACTCTCCAATTTTCAATTGGAATCTAATAAAATTGAGGGAAATATACCAAGTAGCATTAGCAACCTCACAATGTTGACATGGTTAGTCTTATCTGACAATCATTTCAATGGAACTATTCCATCATCACTTGGTCAACTTCCACATCTTGAACTATTGCTTTTGGATAGAAACAACTTATATGGAAGTATCCCAAAAAGCTTAGGCCAAGCAAAAACGCTTGGGATATTATCATTGAGTGAGAACATGCTTTCAAGGAATATTCCTAACAGTCTTGGTAGTCTCCCACAACTAAGATATCTTCTTCTTGATCACAATCAATTGTCAGGGAAAATACCTGGTAGTTTAGGGAGatgtcaaactttggagctagtGGACCTGTCTCACAATAAGCTGAAAGGAAATATGCCTCCAGAATTAGCGGGTCTTAAAAATCTCCAAATATATTTCAATATTTCTAGCAATTCCTTAGAAGGTTCTCTTTTAGAAATGAGTGAAATGGCAATGGTCCAAGCTATAGATGTGTCTCTTAATAGCTTCTCAGGTGAAATTCCTGTTGCACTATCAAGTTGCACAAATTTGCAATATTTGAATCTTTCACACAATTTGTTTTATGGTCCAATACCGACAGCACTCACAAAGCTCAAAAACATTCAAGACATTGATCTCTCTAAGAACAATTTGTCAGGTGCAATCCCAATAGCTTTCCAAGAGATGAACAAACTTCAACATATCAATCTCTCTTCAAATAAATTAGTAGGAGAGGTTCCAAAAGGAGGAGTATTTGCTACAATTGATGAGTCAGCAATTATGGGAAATCTTGGCCTTTGTGGTACATGGATACAATTGTCACCATGCTCTCATTCCAAACACAAACAACCACTAGTCACTAAGAAGGTGATTATCCCTGTTGTGGTTGGCATTACAATTTTCATCATGTCTTTTCTATTGTTTGCATTTTCCTATAGATGGAGACATAGAAAGACCTTTGCTATCAATGTATGGCCCCCACGAATTTCATATGAACAACTTGTAGATGCCACTAGTGGTTTTGGTGAAGCAAACCTAATTGGAGTTGGTAGTTTTGGAACTGTTTATAAAGGGATTGTAAACAATGGTACAAATATTGCTGTTAAAGTTCTCAATTTGCAAGATGAAAATGCTCTTCGAACTTTTAATAAAGAATGTAATGTGTTAAAAAGAGTCAGGCACCGCAATGTGGTCAAAATCATTTCAGTGTGTTCCAATCTTGAGTTTAAAGCATTAATTCTTCCATTCATGTCAAATGGAAGTTTAGACAGATGGCTATATCCAGAAGGAGGAGATGAATGCAGATTAAATTTGACAGACAGATTAAGAATAGCAAAGGAGATAGCAGAAGGAATGGAATACCTACATCATCATTGCTTTGTGCAAGTCATTCATTGTGACCTGAAACCCAATAATGTGTTGTTAGGGGATGACATGACCCCATATATAGCAGACTTTGGCATTACCAAACTCCTATTTGGTAATTCAATGAATTCATTAACATCTACAAATGCACTAAGGGGATCAATTGGATACATTGCACCAG AGTATGGAATGGGTGGAAAAGTTGCAATAGAAGGAGATGTATATAGCTATGGGATTCTACTTTTAGAGTTACTAACAAGGAGGAGACCTACAGATGACATGTTTGTAGAAGGAATCAATCTACCAAAATGGGTAGGCATAGATTTTCCAAATAAAATCCCAGAAGTGGTAGATAACAACTtgattggagatgttgatgaaGCTGATTTATCAATGGTATTTTCATGCCTTAATCAACTTATGCAAGTAGGGCTGGCTTGCACAAGGGAGCTCCCACAACAGCGTCCAAATATGATGGCAATAGTTAAGAGATTAGAAAAAATAACAGTGGAGTTTCTAGGTGCTCGATCTTTTCAATTGCCCATAGATATCGAATCTTTTCTTCAGAATACAAATGATCTaagaaagaatgaaaattggtCTACATCCACATCTACATCTTAA